From Amycolatopsis sp. YIM 10, the proteins below share one genomic window:
- a CDS encoding thiolase family protein, with the protein MRNVAFVEGVRTPFGKAGDKGIYAGTRADDLVVKVIRELLRRHPELPPERVDEVAVAATTQTGDQGLTIGRTAALLAGLPKSVPGFAIDRMCAGAMTAVTTTASGIGFGAYDIAIAGGVEHMGRHPMGEGVDPNPRIIADKLVDPTALVMGQTAENVHDRFPEITKQRTDAYAARSQERYADAVKAGKIGPELVPVATRHAELGWGLATEDEPPRPGTTVEQLAGLKTPFRPHGRVTAGNAAGLNDGATGAILAAEEVAEELGLPIGMRLVSYAFAGVEPEVMGIGPVPATEKLLARTGLSISDIGLFEINEAFAVQVLAFLDHFGISEDDPRVNQWGGAIACGHPLASSGVRLMTQLSRQFAERPDVRYGLTTMCIGIGMGGTVIWENPAWEGNK; encoded by the coding sequence GTGCGCAATGTGGCATTTGTCGAGGGGGTGCGCACGCCGTTCGGCAAAGCCGGAGACAAGGGCATCTACGCGGGTACCCGCGCCGACGACCTGGTGGTCAAGGTCATCCGGGAACTGCTGCGGCGGCATCCGGAACTGCCGCCGGAGCGCGTGGACGAGGTCGCCGTCGCGGCCACCACGCAGACCGGTGACCAGGGGCTGACCATCGGCCGGACCGCGGCCCTGCTGGCCGGACTGCCGAAGTCGGTGCCCGGCTTCGCCATCGACCGCATGTGCGCCGGGGCGATGACCGCGGTCACCACCACCGCCAGCGGCATCGGCTTCGGTGCCTACGACATCGCCATCGCCGGCGGCGTCGAGCACATGGGCCGCCACCCGATGGGCGAGGGCGTGGACCCGAACCCGCGCATCATCGCCGACAAGCTGGTCGACCCGACCGCGCTGGTGATGGGCCAGACCGCGGAGAACGTGCACGACCGCTTCCCCGAGATCACCAAGCAGCGCACCGACGCCTACGCCGCGCGCAGCCAGGAGCGTTACGCCGACGCGGTGAAGGCGGGCAAGATCGGCCCCGAACTGGTGCCGGTCGCCACCCGCCACGCCGAGCTGGGCTGGGGGCTGGCCACCGAGGACGAGCCGCCGCGCCCCGGCACCACGGTGGAGCAGCTCGCCGGGCTGAAGACCCCGTTCCGGCCGCACGGCCGGGTCACCGCGGGCAACGCGGCCGGGCTGAACGACGGCGCCACCGGCGCCATCCTGGCCGCCGAGGAGGTGGCCGAGGAGCTGGGCCTGCCGATCGGCATGCGGCTGGTCAGCTACGCGTTCGCCGGCGTCGAGCCGGAGGTGATGGGCATCGGCCCGGTGCCTGCCACCGAGAAGCTGCTCGCCCGCACCGGACTGTCCATTTCGGACATCGGCCTGTTCGAGATCAACGAGGCCTTCGCCGTGCAGGTGCTGGCCTTCCTCGACCACTTCGGCATCAGCGAGGACGACCCGAGGGTCAACCAGTGGGGCGGCGCGATCGCCTGCGGGCACCCGCTGGCCTCGTCCGGGGTCCGGCTGATGACGCAGTTGTCGCGGCAGTTCGCCGAGCGCCCGGACGTGCGGTACGGCCTGACCACCATGTGCATCGGCATCGGCATGGGCGGCACGGTCATCTGGGAGAACCCGGCTTGGGAGGGGAACAAGTGA
- a CDS encoding cell wall metabolism sensor histidine kinase WalK, producing the protein MNRHFQLIPARTLRARITLLATALSAAVSLVLLYLAWSLVGDSVAAVPQLPPGTKVRVDGVNVDSTVLAAHLREHARDKVLIAGAVAFCCVVAATAVLSWTLTSRVLRPLREMTSTARRLSVESMGERIGVRGARDELGELGATLDAMLDRLQAAFDTQRRFVANASHELRTPLAVIRTELDVTLADDQADEAELRRMAGVVRDATERAEQLVSSLLLLARTDGAGVGPTEPVDLAAVVGSAWDAVYREAERRKLRTDFQLVPSYSVGDPALLERIAGNLLENAVRHNVDGGWIEAMTQPGSRWTTLRVRSSGGLVDPATVAELFEPFRREGVARTARTGAGLGLSIVRAAVQAHGGVVSAEPVVGGGLSVTVHLPALTRTGVPT; encoded by the coding sequence GTGAACCGGCACTTCCAGCTGATCCCGGCGCGGACCCTGCGCGCCCGGATCACGCTGCTGGCGACCGCGCTGTCGGCGGCGGTCAGTCTGGTGCTGCTCTACCTGGCCTGGTCGCTGGTCGGCGATTCGGTGGCCGCGGTGCCACAACTGCCGCCGGGCACCAAGGTCCGGGTGGACGGCGTGAACGTGGACTCCACCGTGCTGGCCGCGCACCTGCGCGAGCACGCGCGGGACAAGGTGCTCATCGCCGGTGCGGTGGCGTTCTGCTGCGTGGTCGCGGCGACGGCGGTGCTGTCGTGGACGCTGACCTCGCGGGTGCTGCGCCCGCTGCGCGAGATGACCAGCACCGCGCGGCGGCTGTCGGTCGAGTCGATGGGGGAGCGGATCGGCGTCCGCGGTGCGCGCGACGAACTCGGTGAGCTCGGCGCGACCCTGGACGCGATGCTCGACCGGCTGCAGGCCGCGTTCGACACGCAGCGCCGGTTCGTCGCCAATGCCAGCCACGAGCTGCGCACCCCGCTGGCGGTGATCCGCACCGAACTGGACGTCACGCTCGCCGACGACCAGGCCGACGAGGCGGAGTTGCGCCGGATGGCCGGGGTGGTCCGCGACGCCACCGAACGCGCCGAGCAACTGGTCAGCTCGCTGCTGCTGCTCGCCCGCACGGACGGTGCCGGGGTCGGCCCGACCGAGCCGGTGGACCTGGCCGCGGTGGTCGGCAGCGCGTGGGACGCGGTGTACCGCGAGGCCGAGCGGCGCAAGCTGCGCACCGACTTCCAGCTGGTGCCGTCGTACTCGGTCGGCGATCCCGCGCTGCTGGAGCGGATCGCCGGGAACCTGCTGGAGAACGCGGTGCGGCACAACGTCGACGGCGGCTGGATCGAGGCGATGACCCAGCCGGGTTCGCGGTGGACCACGTTGCGCGTGCGGTCCTCCGGCGGGCTGGTCGATCCGGCGACGGTGGCCGAGCTGTTCGAGCCGTTCCGGCGCGAGGGCGTGGCTCGCACCGCGCGGACCGGTGCCGGGCTGGGGCTTTCGATCGTGCGGGCCGCGGTGCAGGCACACGGCGGTGTGGTGTCGGCGGAACCCGTGGTGGGCGGCGGTCTTTCGGTGACCGTGCACCTGCCCGCACTGACCAGGACCGGGGTGCCGACATGA
- a CDS encoding lytic polysaccharide monooxygenase — translation MNTRRTAAASLAGAAAATLFVALPSPPASAHGTLSNPPSRVYTCKEEGPETPKSGACKAAVAAGGTQPFYDWNEVSLLDAGGRHREIIPDGKLCSAGRAKYRGLDLPRTDWPATKVAPGPLTVTYHATAPHANSNFEFYVTREGWSPGKPLAWADLVPLESFPNQNPSTFTDWTVTLPQRSGRHLLYSIWQRVQGSAEAFYTCSDVDFGGGTSTPAPQDPEPEPQPEPPNPEPEPPQQPEPPQPQPPQSEPPQPGGTWAAGTTYRVGDEVTFDGTTYRCRQAHTTIAGWEPPVVPALWLPV, via the coding sequence GTGAACACTAGACGTACTGCCGCCGCGTCCCTCGCGGGCGCGGCGGCCGCCACCCTGTTTGTCGCCCTGCCGTCCCCTCCGGCCAGTGCGCACGGCACGCTGTCGAACCCGCCGAGCCGGGTCTACACCTGCAAGGAGGAGGGTCCGGAGACGCCGAAATCGGGTGCCTGCAAGGCCGCCGTGGCCGCGGGCGGCACGCAGCCCTTCTACGACTGGAACGAGGTGTCGCTGCTCGACGCGGGCGGGCGGCACCGGGAGATCATTCCCGACGGCAAGCTGTGCAGCGCCGGGCGGGCGAAGTACCGTGGTCTGGACCTCCCGCGCACGGACTGGCCGGCCACCAAGGTCGCGCCGGGACCGCTGACGGTGACCTATCACGCGACCGCACCGCACGCGAACAGCAACTTCGAGTTCTACGTCACCCGCGAGGGCTGGAGCCCGGGCAAACCGCTGGCCTGGGCCGATCTGGTGCCGCTGGAGTCCTTCCCGAACCAGAACCCGAGCACCTTCACCGACTGGACGGTGACCCTGCCGCAGCGCAGCGGGCGCCACCTCCTCTACTCGATCTGGCAGCGGGTGCAGGGCAGCGCGGAGGCGTTCTACACCTGTTCCGATGTGGACTTCGGCGGTGGCACGAGCACCCCGGCGCCCCAAGACCCCGAACCCGAACCACAGCCGGAACCGCCGAATCCGGAACCGGAACCGCCGCAGCAGCCGGAACCGCCACAGCCGCAGCCACCGCAGTCAGAACCACCGCAGCCGGGCGGTACCTGGGCTGCGGGCACCACCTACCGGGTCGGTGACGAGGTCACCTTCGACGGCACGACCTACCGGTGCCGCCAGGCGCACACCACCATCGCGGGCTGGGAACCTCCGGTCGTGCCCGCGCTGTGGCTGCCGGTCTGA
- a CDS encoding glycosyl hydrolase family 18 protein, with the protein MRHTPRRLLSALLAFLLALTVSAALGRPAAAAGPLTAAFTLTGTTGQYQVTNSGTTAVTGWTINFRLPAGVTATSGQHATVTQNGTEVTLTPAYYLNTLQPGRSTYPYNPTFQLSAAATPTACRVAGANCDGSPDTPPSAPGNVQATVKTTKSVTLTWTASAPGSLPVASYEVFNSSAKAATVTSPTATISGLTPNTDYSFTVVAKDTAGLASPASAPLSVRTNNPSDDTQAPTAPGNLHATGTDAGSVSLAWTASTDNTGVAAYDVYRGTTLAATVTTTSAKISGLTPSTSYSFTVRARDGYDNTSAPSNAITAKTGDIVGGYAKIGYFVQWGIYGRQFFVRNLDTNGAAAKLTHLNYAFGNIDPVNLTCLHGVTKGTSPNPQDPNQGDGAGDAEADYSRPMSAAQSVDGVADTGWEKLRGNYNQLKKLKAKHPNLKVLISLGGWTYSKYFSDVAATDAARKKFVSSCLDIYLKGNLPVYNGAGGPGTAAGIFDGIDLDWEWPGAEGHPGNHVSPADKVNNTLLINEFRKQLDELGAQQGKRYQLTAFTPADPAKIEAGWELGPVANSLDIFNVQGYDFHGAGSDNSWEPNRTGHQGNLYTDPDDPYNFHFSVENAIKPYLDAGVNPRKLTVGLAFYGRGWQGVTDGGKAGEWQQANGAAPGQFAEEAGTRGYSNLVAGVPNCTVHHDEAAVATSCFTGNGGQWWTFDDAWAIGKKTAWIKSKGLLGAMIWEMSGDTGTLMTATDNGLK; encoded by the coding sequence ATGCGGCACACCCCTCGCCGGTTGCTCAGCGCACTGCTCGCCTTCCTGCTGGCCCTCACCGTCTCGGCGGCACTCGGCAGACCCGCGGCCGCCGCCGGTCCGCTGACCGCGGCGTTCACCCTGACCGGCACCACCGGCCAGTACCAGGTCACCAACTCCGGGACCACCGCGGTCACCGGCTGGACGATCAACTTCCGGCTGCCCGCCGGGGTCACCGCGACCAGCGGCCAGCACGCCACCGTCACGCAGAACGGCACCGAGGTCACCCTCACCCCGGCCTACTACCTGAACACCCTCCAGCCCGGCCGGTCGACCTACCCGTACAACCCGACGTTCCAGCTCAGCGCGGCGGCCACCCCGACCGCCTGCCGGGTGGCGGGCGCCAACTGCGACGGCTCCCCCGACACCCCGCCATCGGCGCCGGGCAACGTCCAGGCGACGGTGAAGACCACCAAGTCCGTGACATTGACCTGGACCGCCTCGGCACCCGGCTCCCTGCCGGTGGCGAGCTACGAAGTGTTCAACAGCAGCGCGAAAGCCGCCACGGTCACCAGCCCCACGGCGACGATCTCCGGGCTGACCCCGAACACCGACTACTCGTTCACCGTGGTCGCGAAGGACACCGCCGGGCTCGCGTCCCCCGCTTCCGCCCCGCTCTCCGTGCGCACGAACAACCCGTCCGACGACACCCAGGCCCCGACCGCACCGGGCAACCTGCACGCGACCGGGACCGACGCGGGCAGCGTTTCCCTGGCGTGGACCGCGAGCACCGACAACACCGGTGTCGCCGCCTACGACGTCTACCGCGGCACCACCCTCGCCGCCACGGTCACCACCACGAGCGCGAAGATCAGCGGCCTCACACCGTCCACTTCGTACAGTTTCACGGTGCGCGCCCGCGACGGCTACGACAACACCTCGGCACCGAGCAACGCGATCACCGCGAAGACCGGCGACATCGTCGGCGGGTACGCCAAGATCGGCTACTTCGTGCAGTGGGGCATCTACGGCCGCCAGTTCTTCGTGCGCAACCTCGACACCAATGGCGCGGCCGCGAAGCTGACCCACCTCAACTACGCCTTCGGCAACATCGACCCGGTCAACCTGACCTGCCTGCACGGTGTCACCAAGGGCACCTCGCCGAACCCGCAGGACCCGAACCAGGGCGACGGCGCCGGTGACGCGGAAGCCGACTACAGCAGGCCGATGTCCGCGGCGCAGTCGGTCGACGGCGTGGCCGACACCGGCTGGGAGAAGCTGCGCGGCAACTACAACCAGCTCAAGAAGCTCAAGGCGAAGCACCCCAACCTGAAGGTGCTCATCTCGCTCGGCGGCTGGACCTATTCGAAGTACTTCTCCGACGTGGCCGCCACCGACGCCGCGCGCAAGAAGTTCGTCAGCTCGTGCCTGGACATCTACCTCAAGGGGAATCTGCCGGTGTACAACGGCGCGGGCGGGCCGGGCACGGCGGCGGGCATCTTCGACGGCATCGACCTCGACTGGGAGTGGCCCGGCGCGGAAGGGCATCCCGGCAACCACGTCAGCCCGGCGGACAAGGTCAACAACACCCTGCTGATCAACGAGTTCCGCAAGCAGCTCGACGAACTCGGCGCGCAGCAGGGCAAGCGGTACCAGCTGACCGCGTTCACCCCGGCCGACCCGGCGAAGATCGAAGCGGGCTGGGAACTCGGGCCGGTGGCGAACTCGCTGGACATCTTCAACGTGCAGGGTTACGACTTCCACGGTGCGGGCAGCGACAACTCGTGGGAGCCGAACCGGACCGGGCACCAGGGCAACCTGTACACCGATCCCGACGACCCGTACAACTTCCACTTCAGCGTGGAGAACGCGATCAAGCCGTACCTCGACGCCGGGGTCAACCCGCGCAAGCTGACCGTCGGGCTGGCGTTCTACGGCCGCGGCTGGCAGGGCGTGACCGACGGCGGCAAGGCCGGTGAATGGCAGCAGGCGAACGGGGCCGCACCGGGGCAGTTCGCCGAGGAAGCCGGGACGCGTGGTTATTCGAACCTGGTGGCCGGCGTGCCGAACTGCACCGTGCACCACGACGAAGCCGCCGTGGCGACCTCCTGCTTCACCGGCAACGGCGGCCAGTGGTGGACCTTCGACGACGCGTGGGCGATCGGGAAGAAGACCGCGTGGATCAAGAGCAAGGGCCTGCTGGGCGCGATGATCTGGGAAATGTCGGGCGACACCGGGACGCTGATGACCGCCACCGACAACGGTCTCAAGTGA
- a CDS encoding 3-hydroxyacyl-CoA dehydrogenase NAD-binding domain-containing protein → MISAAEAEAAFPDEVVTRAVTRLITVPGLDGQVALITIDNGHDHARPSTFGPQSLVSLNSAIDAAFAAEPVAIAVTGKPFIFAVGADLSGVEQIAGRDLALQIAQTGHDVFRRLTESKIPTFAFVNGAVMGGGLELALSCHYRTLSENTAAIAFPEVFLGLFPGWGGTQLLPNLIGPDAAVTVTIENALSQNKMLKPAQAAQLGIVDEVFGSADYLEQSLLWLAKVVRGEVTPARREIDRGEEWDRAVARAKSIVDGKTKGASPGANKAVELLELARANDLDRGYAAETEALADVLMTDTLRAGLYSFNLVNKRAKRPAGAPDKSLARPVNKVGIVGAGLMASQLALLFVRRLKVPVVLTDIDQERVDKGVGYVHGEIDKLLAKKRVSPDAANRLKALVSGSLDKAAFADADFVIEAVFEELGVKQQVFAEVEAHVKPEAILATNTSSLSITEMAAKLEHPERVVGFHFFNPVAVLPLLEIVRGEKTDDASLATAFAVGKQLKKSSVLVSDAPAFVVNRLLTRFLGEVLAAVDEGTPFEVADRALDPLGLPMSPLTLLQLVGPPVALHVAETMHRAFPDRFGVSQNLKKFVEAGKSAVWQWDDKGNATVDPEVAALWEQGDRPSTEEQLRERALSVLAEEVRIMLDEGVVAEAQDIDLCLILGAGWPFWLGGITPYLDRSGVSEKVNGKPFLAPGIASVPSA, encoded by the coding sequence GTGATTTCCGCAGCAGAGGCCGAGGCGGCCTTTCCCGACGAGGTGGTGACCCGCGCGGTCACCCGGCTGATCACCGTGCCGGGCCTGGACGGCCAGGTCGCGCTGATCACCATCGACAACGGCCACGACCACGCGCGGCCGTCGACCTTCGGCCCGCAGAGCCTGGTCAGCCTGAACTCGGCGATCGACGCGGCCTTCGCGGCCGAGCCGGTGGCGATCGCGGTGACCGGCAAGCCGTTCATCTTCGCCGTCGGCGCGGACCTTTCCGGCGTCGAGCAGATCGCCGGGCGCGACCTGGCGCTGCAGATCGCGCAGACCGGGCACGACGTGTTCCGGCGGCTCACCGAGTCGAAGATCCCGACCTTCGCCTTCGTCAACGGCGCGGTGATGGGCGGCGGGCTCGAGCTGGCGCTTTCGTGCCACTACCGGACGCTGTCGGAGAACACCGCGGCGATCGCCTTTCCCGAGGTCTTCCTCGGCCTGTTCCCCGGCTGGGGCGGCACGCAGCTGCTGCCGAACCTGATCGGGCCGGACGCGGCGGTCACCGTGACCATCGAGAACGCGCTGAGCCAGAACAAGATGCTCAAGCCGGCGCAGGCCGCGCAGCTGGGCATCGTGGACGAGGTGTTCGGCTCGGCGGACTACCTGGAGCAGTCGCTGCTGTGGCTGGCGAAGGTGGTGCGCGGTGAGGTGACCCCGGCACGCCGCGAGATCGACCGCGGCGAGGAGTGGGACAGGGCCGTCGCCCGCGCCAAGTCCATTGTGGACGGCAAGACCAAGGGCGCGTCGCCGGGTGCGAACAAGGCCGTGGAGCTGCTGGAACTGGCGCGGGCCAACGACCTCGACCGCGGGTACGCCGCGGAGACCGAGGCACTCGCCGACGTGCTGATGACCGACACGCTGCGGGCCGGGCTGTACTCGTTCAACCTGGTCAACAAGCGGGCCAAGCGCCCGGCCGGGGCACCGGACAAGTCGCTGGCGCGGCCGGTGAACAAGGTCGGCATCGTCGGCGCGGGCCTGATGGCCAGCCAGCTGGCGCTGCTTTTTGTGCGGCGGCTGAAGGTGCCGGTGGTGCTCACCGACATCGACCAGGAGCGCGTGGACAAGGGCGTCGGCTACGTGCACGGCGAGATCGACAAGCTGCTGGCGAAGAAGCGCGTCTCCCCCGACGCGGCGAACCGGCTCAAGGCGCTGGTCTCCGGCTCGCTGGACAAGGCCGCCTTCGCCGACGCGGACTTCGTCATCGAGGCGGTGTTCGAGGAGCTGGGCGTCAAGCAGCAGGTGTTCGCCGAAGTCGAGGCACACGTGAAGCCCGAGGCGATCCTGGCGACGAACACCTCGTCGCTGTCGATCACCGAGATGGCGGCGAAGCTGGAGCACCCGGAACGCGTGGTGGGCTTCCACTTCTTCAACCCGGTCGCGGTGCTGCCGCTGCTGGAGATCGTGCGCGGGGAGAAGACCGACGACGCCTCGCTGGCCACCGCGTTCGCGGTCGGCAAGCAGCTGAAGAAGTCGAGCGTGCTGGTCTCGGACGCACCCGCGTTCGTGGTGAACCGGCTGCTCACCCGCTTCCTCGGCGAGGTGCTGGCCGCGGTGGACGAGGGCACGCCGTTCGAGGTGGCCGACCGCGCGCTGGACCCGCTCGGCCTGCCGATGTCGCCGCTGACCCTGCTGCAACTGGTGGGGCCGCCGGTGGCGCTGCACGTGGCCGAGACGATGCACCGGGCGTTCCCGGACCGGTTCGGCGTGAGCCAGAACCTGAAGAAGTTCGTCGAGGCGGGCAAGTCCGCGGTGTGGCAGTGGGACGACAAGGGCAACGCCACCGTCGACCCCGAGGTCGCCGCGCTCTGGGAGCAGGGCGATCGTCCGTCCACTGAGGAGCAGCTGCGGGAGCGGGCGCTGTCGGTGCTGGCCGAGGAGGTGCGGATCATGCTCGACGAGGGCGTGGTCGCCGAGGCGCAGGACATCGACCTGTGCCTGATCCTCGGTGCGGGCTGGCCGTTCTGGCTCGGCGGCATCACGCCCTACCTGGACCGGAGCGGGGTCTCGGAGAAGGTCAACGGGAAGCCGTTCCTGGCGCCCGGGATCGCCTCGGTGCCTTCGGCCTGA
- a CDS encoding winged helix DNA-binding domain-containing protein: protein MTTVDAVPLARAHAQLLAGPRAGGVAEVVRQVVALQAQDIRANRLGVRARSAGLTASDVDAACASGAVVRTWAMRGTLHMLAAEDVAWIVGLLGPRFAAAGRSRRLQLGLDDEVTARGVTALESILAGRSLPRGEIVAGLADHGVVLDPKSQAPAHLLAFAALTGVLCRGADRGDEPTYALFSDWVGPFETLQEEEASARLASRYLAAYAPATAEDFAAWSGLTLRQARAGFAAADHFEPPIVDEFSVRLLGHFDTYLLGYRSRELAVPAEYDRRIQAGGGFIMPAVLVNGRVVGTWRQDRKKGELQVRVEPFGGLPGGLDAALLTEVEDLGRFLGVPAAFHSAG, encoded by the coding sequence ATGACCACTGTGGACGCCGTCCCGCTCGCGCGGGCGCACGCGCAGCTGCTCGCCGGGCCACGGGCCGGTGGTGTGGCCGAGGTCGTGCGCCAGGTGGTTGCCTTGCAGGCACAGGACATTCGTGCGAACCGGCTGGGTGTGCGGGCGCGCTCGGCCGGGCTGACCGCGTCCGATGTGGACGCCGCGTGTGCCTCGGGCGCGGTCGTGCGCACCTGGGCGATGCGCGGCACGCTGCACATGCTGGCCGCCGAGGACGTCGCGTGGATCGTCGGGCTGCTCGGACCTCGGTTCGCCGCGGCGGGCCGGTCGCGACGGCTCCAGCTGGGACTGGACGACGAGGTCACCGCGCGCGGGGTGACCGCGCTTGAGTCCATTTTGGCCGGTCGATCGTTGCCGCGTGGTGAGATCGTCGCCGGACTGGCCGACCACGGGGTGGTGCTGGACCCGAAGTCGCAGGCACCGGCCCATCTGCTTGCCTTCGCCGCGCTGACCGGGGTGCTCTGCCGTGGCGCGGATCGTGGCGACGAGCCGACCTACGCGCTGTTCTCCGATTGGGTCGGTCCATTCGAGACACTCCAGGAAGAAGAGGCATCGGCGCGGCTGGCGTCGCGTTATCTGGCCGCCTACGCCCCGGCCACCGCCGAGGATTTCGCGGCGTGGTCCGGCCTGACGTTGCGACAGGCTCGCGCCGGTTTTGCCGCCGCTGATCATTTCGAACCGCCCATCGTGGATGAATTCTCGGTGCGGCTGCTCGGTCATTTCGACACTTATCTGCTCGGTTACCGCAGCCGAGAACTCGCCGTTCCCGCCGAATACGACCGGCGAATCCAGGCGGGTGGCGGGTTCATCATGCCCGCTGTGCTGGTGAACGGCCGGGTCGTCGGAACCTGGCGCCAGGACAGGAAAAAGGGCGAACTCCAGGTTCGGGTCGAACCGTTCGGCGGGCTGCCCGGCGGCCTGGATGCCGCCTTGCTCACCGAAGTCGAGGACCTCGGCCGCTTTCTCGGAGTGCCCGCGGCCTTCCACTCAGCGGGCTGA
- a CDS encoding DUF305 domain-containing protein, whose protein sequence is MRYAFAVLALVLLGACSPSGATESASGEPTPHNAADVGFLQSMVPHHEEGVRIAVLAERSEREEVRLLGGAIEATQVAEIETMSKQLDDWEQPATPPSGHHEHEERPSTAPAELTSLEQATGAEFDRRFLNLMLAHQDDAIQLARQEVLNGQDPATKELAGRIDRSRSAQIEQMLSMLG, encoded by the coding sequence ATGCGGTACGCCTTCGCGGTGCTCGCACTCGTCCTGCTGGGCGCGTGCAGTCCTTCCGGCGCAACGGAATCCGCGTCGGGTGAACCCACTCCGCACAACGCCGCCGACGTCGGATTCCTGCAGTCGATGGTGCCGCACCACGAGGAAGGGGTGCGGATCGCGGTGCTCGCGGAGCGGTCGGAACGAGAGGAGGTGCGACTGCTCGGCGGGGCGATCGAGGCGACGCAGGTGGCCGAGATCGAGACCATGTCGAAGCAGCTCGACGACTGGGAGCAACCGGCCACCCCACCGAGTGGGCACCACGAGCACGAGGAGCGGCCGAGCACGGCACCCGCCGAGCTGACGTCGCTGGAGCAGGCCACCGGCGCCGAATTCGACCGGCGGTTCCTGAACCTCATGCTCGCCCACCAGGACGACGCCATCCAGCTGGCACGTCAGGAGGTGCTCAACGGACAGGACCCGGCCACGAAGGAACTGGCCGGCCGGATCGACAGATCGCGCTCCGCGCAGATCGAGCAGATGCTGAGCATGCTCGGCTGA
- a CDS encoding heme peroxidase family protein, with protein MHRHSRESYYVVGEGDLSFDAERNPTSARPSARSELRRFRFSRLGPVGEPVDPALGQELAAAMTVEQDTAGPAGLDPVPAGFTYLGQFVDHDLTLDRTAVDFGEDVSLEDLIAGRSPALDLDALYGRGPERDRHLYADATHLKVGTTAAVPLDGANNNRTGFDLPRKGTGETKAEERAAVIPDARNDENLAVAQTHLAFIHFHNKVVDVLAAEGVPPAQLFERARAEVVRHYQWLLRTDYLPRIADPAVVTEVFTNGRRFFEPAPDAHDAATMPIEFSVAAFRLGHSMARATYQWNRFFRAGAPAGIATMLQLFIFSGTSGTLSPTGNPADLDDPNAGTFLRLPTNWIVDWRRLHDLPGAGRPDLGVPEGEGNVARRIDTLLTNPLATLPAGTFAGRGQNLAPDDIQRNLAYRNLIRANMVKLASGQQLAEFFGVKELTRDELLAGDGQGANLGALSEEHREALALRTPLWFYILREAEVNGGKLGAVGATIVAEVFSRCMDAARFSILREPEWRPRFGTPEGRFGMADLLLFAFDGDPAKLNPLGD; from the coding sequence ATGCACAGGCATTCCCGGGAAAGTTATTACGTGGTCGGCGAAGGTGATCTTTCCTTCGACGCCGAACGCAATCCGACGAGCGCCCGCCCGTCCGCTCGCTCGGAACTGCGGCGGTTCCGGTTCTCCCGGCTGGGCCCGGTGGGGGAGCCGGTGGATCCGGCGCTCGGCCAGGAGCTGGCCGCGGCGATGACGGTGGAGCAGGACACCGCGGGCCCGGCCGGGCTGGACCCGGTGCCCGCCGGATTCACCTATCTCGGCCAGTTCGTCGACCACGACCTCACCCTCGACCGCACCGCGGTGGACTTCGGCGAGGACGTCTCGCTGGAGGACCTGATCGCCGGGCGCTCGCCCGCCCTCGACCTGGACGCGCTCTACGGCCGCGGACCCGAGCGGGACAGGCACCTCTACGCCGACGCCACGCACCTGAAGGTCGGCACCACCGCGGCGGTGCCGCTGGACGGCGCGAACAACAACCGCACCGGGTTCGACCTGCCGCGCAAGGGCACCGGCGAGACCAAAGCGGAGGAACGCGCGGCGGTCATCCCGGACGCGCGCAACGACGAGAACCTGGCCGTGGCGCAGACGCACCTGGCGTTCATCCACTTCCACAACAAGGTGGTGGACGTGCTCGCCGCCGAGGGCGTGCCGCCGGCGCAGCTGTTCGAGCGGGCCAGGGCCGAGGTGGTGCGGCACTACCAGTGGCTGCTGCGCACCGACTACCTGCCGCGCATCGCCGATCCGGCCGTGGTCACCGAGGTGTTCACCAACGGGCGGCGGTTCTTCGAGCCCGCGCCGGACGCGCACGACGCGGCGACCATGCCGATCGAGTTCTCCGTGGCGGCCTTCCGGCTCGGGCACAGCATGGCGCGCGCGACCTACCAGTGGAACCGGTTCTTCCGCGCGGGCGCGCCCGCCGGGATCGCCACCATGCTGCAGCTGTTCATCTTCAGCGGCACCTCGGGCACGCTGTCGCCCACCGGGAATCCGGCCGATCTCGACGATCCGAACGCGGGCACCTTCCTGCGCCTGCCGACCAACTGGATCGTCGACTGGCGGCGGCTGCACGACCTCCCCGGCGCCGGGCGGCCGGACCTCGGCGTGCCCGAAGGCGAGGGCAACGTCGCGCGGCGGATCGACACGCTGCTCACCAATCCGCTCGCCACGCTGCCCGCGGGCACCTTCGCCGGTCGCGGGCAGAACCTCGCGCCGGACGACATCCAGCGGAACCTGGCCTACCGGAACCTGATCCGGGCGAACATGGTCAAGCTGGCCTCGGGGCAGCAACTGGCCGAGTTCTTCGGGGTCAAGGAGCTGACCAGGGACGAACTGCTGGCCGGTGACGGTCAGGGGGCGAACCTTGGCGCGCTGAGCGAGGAGCACCGGGAGGCGCTGGCGCTCAGGACGCCGCTGTGGTTCTACATCCTGCGCGAGGCCGAGGTGAACGGCGGCAAGCTCGGTGCCGTCGGGGCCACGATCGTGGCGGAGGTGTTCAGCCGGTGCATGGACGCCGCGCGCTTCTCGATCCTGCGCGAGCCGGAGTGGCGCCCCCGCTTCGGCACGCCGGAGGGCCGCTTCGGCATGGCGGACCTGCTCCTGTTCGCCTTCGACGGCGACCCCGCCAAACTGAACCCCCTGGGCGACTGA